TAAAACAAAAACATTCTAAATATCAAAAAAGAACGGGCTGTCTATAACCCGCTCTTTTCCTTACCTCTTATTATATAATTGTTCAATTTCTTCCACCGGGTTTTCCATGCCAGTTTCCGTTTCATTATCCCAAGCCAGCATGCCTCCAGCAAAATTTTTCACGTTAACAATCCCGTTATCTTTAAAATAAAGAGCTGTGTGATGGCTTCTGCTTCCACTTCTGCAAACGAGAACATAACTTTCATCTTTTTTGATCTGGTCAATGACCTCCGGGACTTGATTCATTGGAAGCAGCGGCACCCCCGGTATATGTCCTTCTATATATTCCGAAGGTTCTCTTACATCAATAATAATCGGCGATTTTTCTTCTGTTTCATACAAACGTTTTAATTCTTCCTTTTCAATCTGTTCGATGCCCTCTAAATCATATGCCATGTTTATCCCTCTCTTTTAGGTTAAATCATCATCAGGCGGCTAAGTTCTTAATTTTAACAACCGGTAGGTGTGACTGACAAATACTTTCGCAACGGCGTACGTCGGTACGGCAAGCAGCAGTCCGACAATACCGGCAAAACGTGCAGCTACAAGCAATAATAAAATAATAGTTAAAGGATGAATTTGCAGTTTTCTTCCCATTACTTGCGGCGAGATGAAATTGCTTTCAATCTGCTGGACAATTACTACAACAATGATAACAAGTAAAGCCATAAATGGCGAATCAAGCAAACCAACAATGACGCCCGGAAACGTTCCAATCCACGGACCAATAAACGGAATAATATTGGTAAACATCGCTACGGCTGCCAAAACAAGCGGATAATCTAAACCGATAATAACATAGCCGATGTAGACACAAATTCCTACAAAAAAACTAACAATAATTTGCCCTTGTATATAAGAGCTTAACGCCGTATCCATATCACTTAAAATGCGGCGGCCTTCTTTTTCTTGTTTGGCCGGAAGAAGTCGTAAAATAAACTCTGGCGCCTTTTCACCTTCTTTCAGCATATAGAAAAGAATAAATGGAAGGATAATAATCACAATGACAACACTAGTTATCATCCCAACGACACTAGCAATGTTGCTGCCTAAATTAGATAACGCTTCGTTAGCGTATTCTGCTGCTCGAGATGTAACTTCACTCCACGAAAATCCTTCCATTTCATCAAGGAATCGATTAAACCACTCCTGGTTCTGAAGTTCCACAATCATACGCTGCGCTTCATTAATAAGACGCGGCGCATTATTGACCAGACCAGTAAATTGGTTTTGAAGAGCAGGCCCGACAAGCAAAATTAAGAAGGTAAGAATGCCTGCTGTGGATAAGTATATAATCAAAATAGAAAGACCTCTTGGTATTTTCAGCTTTCCAGACAGCAAGTGTACGACTGGACGAAATAAATAAAACAAAACACCTGCAATAATAATTGGAGCAAATAAAGTCGACACCAGCACGACAATAGGCTGAAAAATAAAGTCCACCAGCGTGCCTAAGTATACAATAAGCAGTAACAATATAATTCCGTAACAAACGTGAAAAAACTTCCCTTGAGGCATCTCATCACCACATCATTTAAATTTCGCATCCTGATTATATCATAATGTTATTCAAAAACATTGTCGACATGATGGATGCTTTTTTATTTCCCTTCCCTGTTTGAACCAAAAGGCTTCATGCAAGCCAAATCTAGCAGTTGCTCCAGAGATCGGTTCTTTAAACGTTTTTTAGACCAGGATGGTAAATTTCACTCAATTATGGAGCCTGAATTATTCCATTTCTCAGTTTTACCAGCTCCAGTATCACTTCTTAGTAACTACTTTGGACTTCTTTTCCCTTCTTAGGGATCCAACATCACGGATTGAGGATGATCGTTTTGAGGTTAACTTTGCTTTCTTGTTTTTCCTATTTCTCATAGTTTTTCCGGGCTGTTGCGAAGAGGCGTTCCATTTATAAGAAAAACCCTGACAGTTGTTTCTGTCAGAGCTTTATGAATGTAACGTTTTGTCGTTGCACTTTTTACAAGACTGTCTTTTAATCAGCCGGTGCGGGATAATCACAGATTTCGGTTGTATATGTTTATCCAGCATTTTATCAAATAAACATTCTACAGCTGTAGAGCCAAGGTCAAAAATATGGATGTCTACTGTTGTCATTGGCGGAGATGATAATTCAGAAATCATGACGTTGTTAAAGCTGATGATCGAAAGCTCATCCGGGACGTTAACCCCCATATCAGAAAGCATGCGAAGGACCCCAAAGGCCATGAGATCATCAGCAACAACAAGGGCGGTCGGCCGCTCCTGCAAAGACATTAATTCAATAACAGCCTCCTGGCCGCCTTCTTCCAGTTCATCATGGTAGACAATATAAGAATCATTTACTTCTATCCCGGCCTGCTCTAAAGCTTTTTTATACCCCTTCATATGGTCGATCGTGACGACATATTCCATATTGCCCCCAATAAAGGCAATCTGACGATGACCGAGAAGTGATAAATATTCCGTAACCATTTTCGCTGCTTTAAAATTATCATTATTCACATGCGTTACTTCTTCATCTGGTAAATCATATGGTCTGCCGATCAATACAAACGGAAAATTCTTTTTCATTAAATAAGGCATAATCAAGCCATTTTTACGGGAATACAACAAGACAATTCCGTCTACTCGCTGTTCTTCCACCATTTGAACGACTTCTTCAAACCTTTCTTCTTCCGTTTGGCCTGTTGACAAGTATAAGCCATATCCTTTTTGATAAGCCTTTGTGCTAATCCCTCGTATGACTTCTGGGAAAAACGGATTTTGAAAAGCTACTTTCGCTGAACTCGGCATTATAATCCCAATGGTTTTCGTGCTTTTATTGGCGAGACTTCTTGCATGAAAGTTGGGATGATAGCCGAGCTCTTCCATTGCCTCTCGTACTCTTATTTTTGTGGCATGGCTTATTCTGTTACTATTTGCAATTACTCGTGATACTGTTGACGCGGCAACGTTCGCTTTTTTTGCCACATCTTTAATCGTAACCGCCAACTGTATCACCTCCTCTACTTCTGCCAGTACTGTTTCGCCTGCTGTGTTGTCTTCTCTTAAGATTTTCGGCCGTTCGTTCATTATAACACGATACACAGCGTTTGTGGGTTTATATCAGGAAACCGTTTTCTTATTTTGCATTCTCTTCTAGTTCGTTTTAGGTTTAACCTTTCGTAGCGCCTGCGGTCAGGCCAGAAATCAGCCAGCGTTGCAGGATGAGATAAATTGTTGCAATTGGTAAGGCAATCAGAACAGAGCCTGCTGCAAAACGAGTAAAGTTATTAGAAAATTGATCGTTCACAAAGTTATACAACCCTAACGCTAACGTATAGTTCTCTTCGCTTCTCAAGATGATACTTGGCAAAATAAAATCCATAAACGGTGCCATGAAGTTAAAAAGCAGCACGACGGCAAGAATAGGTTTAGCAAGCGGCAGCATAATTGTGAAGAATACGCGGAAATGCCCAGCGCCGTCCATGCGAGCAGACTCATCCAATTCACGCGGAATCGTATCGAAATACCCTTTCACAAGAAACGCATTCATCGGAATAGCCCCGCCAATGTAAATAAGTGATAGACCTAACAGGCTGTCCAGGAGTCCAATTATGTTTAATAAAATGTAAAGAGCAACCATCCCCATTAAAACCGGGAACATTTGTAACAGTAAAAAGGCATAAATGCCATACTTCCGGCCGACAAAGCGGTACCGGGAAAACGCATAAGCTGTAAGAGCAATAATAAACGTGGCACTGATTGTTGTTGCTGTGGCTACAATCAAAGTGTTCTGATACCACTTCAAGTAAAGACTGTTTGGATCAGTAAATAACCATACATAATGCTCTAGCGAAAAATTCTTCGGTATAATACTTGACGAATAAAGACTTGCACCCTGGTTAAAAGAAATACCCAGCGTCCATAGAAGTGGATACATAATGATCACAAACATAATGAGAATGATCGTATAGCTACCTGTAAGTTCAAGTCGTTCTTTCATTTTTCTGCTCATTATACTTGTCCCTCCTCTTTAAATGAACGACTGCGACGGAATTGGAAAAAGGCAAAGATAGCAACCATCATCCCCATAATTATCGATACCACTGCAGCCATACTGTACATACTGTTTTGGAAAGTTAAATCATAAACCCAGGAAATAAGAATATCGGTACCACCTGCTTCCTGGCCTCGAACAGCCGGTCCGCCCTCATTAAACAGATAAATGATATTAAAGTTATTAAAGTTAAACGAATACTGCATAATTAATAGTGGCGCGGTTGCAAATAAAACGTGCGGTAACGTAATATACCGAAACTTCTGCCATTTGCTGCCGCCGTCCACATCTGCTGCTTCATACCAATCAGACGAAATGCTTTGCAGCACCCCTGTAAAGAGAGCATAAACAAATGGAAACCCAAGCCAAACTTGAATCATTATAATTGCGGTCTTCGCCCAAAACGGATCAGACATCCACGGCAGACCAAAACCGAGTAAAGGTTCGAGAATATCTCGGTTTATCGCACCAAAGTTATCATTAAATAAAGCAGAAAAAATCATAATCGTTACAAACGCAGGCACTGCCCAAGGCAAAATAAATACGGTACGAATCGTTCTTTTAAATTTAATCCGTTTATCATTAACAATAATTGCAAGAAGAAGTGCTAAAGCAATTTGAAGGGTGGTCGCACCAAATGTCCACGTAAGCGTCCAACTGAAAACGGATACAAATGTGTCACGCCAAATGGGTACGTTTACAATATCCATGAAATTTTGAAAACCAACCCACTCCAATAGATTCCCTGGAGGCGCATTGTAGCGATCGTAGTTTGTGAAAGCCAGTAAAACCATAAATAAAAGCGGAAATACAACGACAAAAACAAGCAAAATTAAACCTGGCGTAACTAATAGATAAGGAAAAGCATTGTCAAACCAATCACTAAGTGCCGTTCGAACAGACGGAATTTTCCATCCGTTTTGAATTTTTACTGCGTCGCGACGGGCGTCGATAACACAAGCTGCATAAAACCCTATAGCTACTACTGTTAAAAAAAGAGACAAAATCCCCTGGATAAGAAGGGTTCGGGAATCATCCACCCCCTGCATCGTACCGAGTGTAAAAAGCCCCCAATACCCGATATTTAAAAATTGAGCAAAAGTAAGAACAAATGCTGTCGCTAGGACAAGCATAATTGACCCTTTAATTATGCGCCGGTTGTAAAACTGGCCAATTCCCGGTATAAGTCCAAGGAGCGTTGCAACATTGACATTATGTTTTTTCACTTGCGGGCGAGGTTCTCTTGGATCCTTCTGAATGTTTTCTTCTTGTGATTGACGTAACGGCTCTCCCACTTAAATCACTCCTTTACATTTTGTTTAGGATAGGAGCTGTCCCATAAGTCAGTTCTCGGCAAATACAACTGGAATATACTCGCTTTCCTTGGGCGACGGTTCAGCCTCCTCGTTAGCAAAAACCGCTCACTGCTGGTCTTCACACTGTCCTATTTCCAGCAGGAGTCCCGAACATTCCAGTTGCTATAACCTTTTGAGACAGTCCCTTGTTTGTTTACTTTGCTTGCATTTCAATTTCAGCCTGAATTTCTTCCACGGCTTCATTTAATACTTCTTCAGGATCATTTCCATCCGCAATATATTCGTGAGCATCTCCCATCGGTTCCCATACCTGAGCCATTTCTGGAATGTTAGGCATTGGCTCAGCGTATTGAGTCTGTTCTGCAAACCCATTAAAATGTTCGTTTTCCTGCAAAACATCAGATTCTACGACTTCAGTGACTGCTGGAATTTGCCCAGATGCTTCATGGTATTTCTTTGCATTTTCGGTGTTCGTGATATGAAGCCCCAGCTGAGAAGCCCAATATTTATCCTCAGAATAATTAGATACGAGCCATCCTTTTACTCCTGAAAAAGAATTCAGCGGATCCCCATCATCTGTAGTCGGCAGCGGCGCAACCCCTAAATTTTCGGAACCAATTGCTTTTACGTAGTCTTTAACAGCCCACGTGCCGTTTATCACTGCTCCGACTTTTCCATCTTCAAACAACCCATTTAAAATATCATCGTTAATACCTTTAGGTATATAGTCATTTTGGTACCAGGATTGAATCATTTCAGCACCTTCGACAGCTCCTTCATTTGCCAGTCCGATATCGGAAGAGTCATATGTCCCGTCCTCATCCTGGTTAAATACATATCCGCCTTCTGCTGTCATAAAGGGATAAGTATAATAGAAGTTTGCCGCTTCCATTAAAAACCCATATTCTTCATTCGAAGCGTCCGTTAATTCTTCTGCAATTTCTTCTAAATCACTGATTGTTTCTGGAGCCTCCTCGACAAGTTCTTTATTATACAAAAGGGCATATGTTTCTGTAACATCAGGAACTCCATACAATTCTCCCTCATAACTCATCGCTTCAATCGCTGAATCTTCATAAATAGATAGCTGTTCTTCATCGGCTTGAATGGGAGACACCAATCCTTGCAAATTTGCTTCCCCGATCATGTCATGCGGTTGGTAAAATAAATCCGGGCCGTTTCCAGAAGGTCCATCTAGAGAAACCTTATCCAATTGCTCGTCCATTGGATGGTGCTCAATTTCTACAGAAATACCGGTCTCTTCTGTGAATTCTTCTGTTACCTCTTCATAAAATTCCTTTTGGTTATCATCGTCATTGACCCAAACCTTTAAGGATTCAGGCTTTTCAGGTTCTTCCCCTTCAGAGACATCCGCTTCGTCAGCGCCAGTTTCTTCACGGTCGGGGCCGCAAGCAGCTAAAATAAATATCATTGCAGTAAGTAAAATCATCGACAACCATGTTGCTTTTTTCATATTTTAATCCCCCTCTAATTCTTGATTTTTTACACACTCAAATGGACTGACACTAAATAAACCACTGATCACCCCTTCATACATTGCAATTACCTTCCATGAGCAACCGCTTGCATTAGTTAGTTTTAAATAAATCGCCCTTTTTGCGCAAGCGATTTCATTTCCGTTATAGTAATGATTGTACACATGAATTTTTCAATTAACAAGAGGAATTTGATTTTTTTGAAATTTTCATAGTCAAACTTCATCTATCACAAATTGTGCATTAATTGTGCACAACTAAGTACTGGATAATTTGTAAAATAATTAGTACGATGAAAAAAAGCTTTTTTCTCAGAAAGGACCATTTGTTTTATGTTAAAAAAACTTAAAAAACTGTTTCCTTCTCTTGTAATGGAAGATGAAGTCCCTCCTGCTGAAAGGCATTTATATGTTTTTTATAAAACGAGCACCCAAGAAAAAGCTGGTATTAAAAAAGAAGAGCTAACAAAAAAAGAAAGAGAAATGCTTGGAGT
This DNA window, taken from Alteribacillus bidgolensis, encodes the following:
- a CDS encoding sugar ABC transporter permease translates to MSRKMKERLELTGSYTIILIMFVIIMYPLLWTLGISFNQGASLYSSSIIPKNFSLEHYVWLFTDPNSLYLKWYQNTLIVATATTISATFIIALTAYAFSRYRFVGRKYGIYAFLLLQMFPVLMGMVALYILLNIIGLLDSLLGLSLIYIGGAIPMNAFLVKGYFDTIPRELDESARMDGAGHFRVFFTIMLPLAKPILAVVLLFNFMAPFMDFILPSIILRSEENYTLALGLYNFVNDQFSNNFTRFAAGSVLIALPIATIYLILQRWLISGLTAGATKG
- a CDS encoding AI-2E family transporter — its product is MPQGKFFHVCYGIILLLLIVYLGTLVDFIFQPIVVLVSTLFAPIIIAGVLFYLFRPVVHLLSGKLKIPRGLSILIIYLSTAGILTFLILLVGPALQNQFTGLVNNAPRLINEAQRMIVELQNQEWFNRFLDEMEGFSWSEVTSRAAEYANEALSNLGSNIASVVGMITSVVIVIIILPFILFYMLKEGEKAPEFILRLLPAKQEKEGRRILSDMDTALSSYIQGQIIVSFFVGICVYIGYVIIGLDYPLVLAAVAMFTNIIPFIGPWIGTFPGVIVGLLDSPFMALLVIIVVVIVQQIESNFISPQVMGRKLQIHPLTIILLLLVAARFAGIVGLLLAVPTYAVAKVFVSHTYRLLKLRT
- a CDS encoding rhodanese-like domain-containing protein is translated as MAYDLEGIEQIEKEELKRLYETEEKSPIIIDVREPSEYIEGHIPGVPLLPMNQVPEVIDQIKKDESYVLVCRSGSRSHHTALYFKDNGIVNVKNFAGGMLAWDNETETGMENPVEEIEQLYNKR
- a CDS encoding LacI family DNA-binding transcriptional regulator, which produces MAVTIKDVAKKANVAASTVSRVIANSNRISHATKIRVREAMEELGYHPNFHARSLANKSTKTIGIIMPSSAKVAFQNPFFPEVIRGISTKAYQKGYGLYLSTGQTEEERFEEVVQMVEEQRVDGIVLLYSRKNGLIMPYLMKKNFPFVLIGRPYDLPDEEVTHVNNDNFKAAKMVTEYLSLLGHRQIAFIGGNMEYVVTIDHMKGYKKALEQAGIEVNDSYIVYHDELEEGGQEAVIELMSLQERPTALVVADDLMAFGVLRMLSDMGVNVPDELSIISFNNVMISELSSPPMTTVDIHIFDLGSTAVECLFDKMLDKHIQPKSVIIPHRLIKRQSCKKCNDKTLHS
- a CDS encoding carbohydrate ABC transporter permease; its protein translation is MQKDPREPRPQVKKHNVNVATLLGLIPGIGQFYNRRIIKGSIMLVLATAFVLTFAQFLNIGYWGLFTLGTMQGVDDSRTLLIQGILSLFLTVVAIGFYAACVIDARRDAVKIQNGWKIPSVRTALSDWFDNAFPYLLVTPGLILLVFVVVFPLLFMVLLAFTNYDRYNAPPGNLLEWVGFQNFMDIVNVPIWRDTFVSVFSWTLTWTFGATTLQIALALLLAIIVNDKRIKFKRTIRTVFILPWAVPAFVTIMIFSALFNDNFGAINRDILEPLLGFGLPWMSDPFWAKTAIIMIQVWLGFPFVYALFTGVLQSISSDWYEAADVDGGSKWQKFRYITLPHVLFATAPLLIMQYSFNFNNFNIIYLFNEGGPAVRGQEAGGTDILISWVYDLTFQNSMYSMAAVVSIIMGMMVAIFAFFQFRRSRSFKEEGQV
- a CDS encoding sugar ABC transporter substrate-binding protein — encoded protein: MKKATWLSMILLTAMIFILAACGPDREETGADEADVSEGEEPEKPESLKVWVNDDDNQKEFYEEVTEEFTEETGISVEIEHHPMDEQLDKVSLDGPSGNGPDLFYQPHDMIGEANLQGLVSPIQADEEQLSIYEDSAIEAMSYEGELYGVPDVTETYALLYNKELVEEAPETISDLEEIAEELTDASNEEYGFLMEAANFYYTYPFMTAEGGYVFNQDEDGTYDSSDIGLANEGAVEGAEMIQSWYQNDYIPKGINDDILNGLFEDGKVGAVINGTWAVKDYVKAIGSENLGVAPLPTTDDGDPLNSFSGVKGWLVSNYSEDKYWASQLGLHITNTENAKKYHEASGQIPAVTEVVESDVLQENEHFNGFAEQTQYAEPMPNIPEMAQVWEPMGDAHEYIADGNDPEEVLNEAVEEIQAEIEMQAK